Sequence from the Fusarium oxysporum Fo47 chromosome VI, complete sequence genome:
TCTAGCCATCCCATAATGACCTAAGTCCTTTGAACGGTTCCGATACAGTCATCTGAGGTGGATGCTTATGCCTCAAATACCTGGCTTTAGTAGTGATCCAACATCGTGACTCTGTAACTCGGGTTGTTGCCCGCTGCAAAAGCACAAGCCTCAAACGATATCATGCAGTGCAAAGACACATTTACTTTGACACAATCATACAGTCGCCAATGTGGTGTCCATGGAGAATCCTGTCCTTCTGTTTGTGTCAATCTTGGCTCACCAAGCCTTGTTGGGCTACGGTTGCCAGTTGACTCGATCAAATCAACAAGCTAAgtttgatgagcttggtcGTCGAAATTGCTGGCTTCTTTGTGATAATACTGTCACCACGTGTGCGACCTCGAAAATCTCTCTCGTTCCATCTCTGCAATGACTGGTGTTCCCTTCATTCGAGCCCATCATGGGAAGGCTGATTACAGACACCGCCATCATGACTCTGGTCCCACAGGTGCTTACACAACTCCTCATCAGCTGCACATCGTGAGCGTGAGCGTGAGCGtggtttcttcttttcttcgggtacttcttctcctctgtgATGTATCTGCTGATGGTGAAACACGATCCTTTTTTCAGTCACGTACTCGGTGTCcttggacatgatgaatgCTCCTTCATCCGGCTCGTGCGCCTACCAAGTGGCGGCGCGCTACCAGCCCCTTAACAGATTCCAATTTCTTTGTTATTCGCCAGAAGTCCCGACTCAAAATCGCATGTACCGAGCTCTATGGTCCGCCGTACGACACTCCACTAGCATATTGTGTTGTTCTTCTCATTGCGCATCATCGAGCTTGTACAAATCATTACCTCAGCAGGGTCCTCCTCGGTTCAGAAACGGGACCCGTTCGGTCACCGGATCCTTAACAGATCCGGGCGGGCATGGACATGGCTCATTGCTCTCAGGTAACCTGTTCATGCACTGCAGTAGCAATTTGAACTTTCGAGCATTCGTCACTTACATAGTATCATCGCTAGAAGGATCAATCAGGGCACGCCGCGAGCATCGTGCTCCCGCTCGTAACGTGATCACTGTACAATTATCTCAACGCACACTTTTTCTGTGTGCTGATGAAGCTGCGAACTCTCAACGACCGAAACTCCACTTACCTTACCCATGTACGTTGTGGTTGGCCCATTTACTGTGACTCAGTGCTGCCAGTCCTGTTCTTTCAAGACATCAAACGGACACCACAGTAACACACATAGTAAGTTCGAGAACCGTAAAGATGTACTGGCTTGCCTCTTGAGACCACCAACGTCTCGGGGGACTGGCGTAGCTACTGTACCTCATTCATAAGCTGGTATATGTATAATATTCTACGTCACGTTTGAGGAAACTTAGGCTGCCCTACCCTAGACAAAAAATAGTGTTTAGCATGCCTGGGCTGCCTGGTCACATCGAAAGGTGGATAGCAAGGCTTGCTCCACAACACTCTTCTATTCTTGTGAAGGGCGAAGTGGTTCATGTTGCGTGTAGGTTGCACCGCCGCCTAGGCCTCAGCTTCGGTTGGATGGCTGAGTACAGATGTCATGACGCACCGCAGGAGGGAGCCCCTCACGGGACCCAAGGTTTATTACAGAAACAATGGGATTTACCGAATACAGTCGCCTTCTCTGTTCGCGTCGTCCTCGGTCCCAACCAGCCAGATACCGCCCACTTACCAAGGCCTCGAACAGTGAGTGAACCCTTTGCCAAGCCCGCCCCCCACATTCCGGCACCCAGTCCGGCAACTTCGGGGCCCCGGCCGCTCCACGGAAACTCCCATCTTCCAAATGTGTGTAAGAAACTACTTGTTACTACGTGCGTATGGCAGTGTACGGTTACGACCATGCGGTGCTTTGCGAGGTACTATTACAGCCTACGTATTCGAAGTGGTCAATATATTCGGGAGCTACTGTGGTAGCCGAAAAACACATTTCTTCTCAGTCCCTTAACAAGACCCCTGACCCATGCCCTCAACTCCTTCACCGTCAGATCTCGAACGCGCTTAGATAGACAACTTCCATGCTCGAGAACGTGGCTGCCTAGCTACGTCCATGTCTCCAACCCGCCCTGGCCTTGCAGCATGTCCTGGCCACACGCTGTGCATATCAAATCAGAAGTGCTTGGGCCTGTCAATTAAAGTTAACGAGGCAAGTCTCATCGTACTTTGTTGTGCCGAATCGTGAATACCGGATTGTATCCAGAGGCATTATTCAAGAAGCCACAAGACACGCCTGAACTGAGTTACCAACTACTATGTATGAAGTCGGAAGCCGATATCGCTTCTTGACTGTCAAGCCACGAACCAAATAACTTCCATGCTCAAGGGTGACTTGGAAATGGGAGTGTTATCGAAACCTGTCGAATGTTCTCTGGGCACCTGAGGTACATGCTGTAGCCGAACGCATACAGGGGATCGCAATTATACCACAACAAGATAAGCTGAGCCGCTGATCTTAACAGGAGGTTCACGGAAAAAGCAGCGATGATTGCATGATCTCGAATATGATGGCAACAAGCTGAGTCTGCTAGGCACGTCGCCGAACCAGTCAAGCTGTCGCGAGGACGGCATGTCTCTGCTATCAGCCTGTGGAGGAATAAGTGCCAGCAGGACAGCCACTGACCTTGCGGTCCGTATAATACCACTGTAAACACTACGGGAAGGTTGAAAGTCGACGAGAATATGTGATTCATGTCACGAAGATTTTGATTGTAGCGAAGAAATTGCTACAGGCCGCCCTCAATATACGCCACCTTTGTGTACCATGCTGCACTCCCCCTTCATTCTACGTATCAGCGCGGTAAACTGGAAATGATGTCTAAACTACCTATATAGTTTATTGGCTGAACTCACTTACGCCGACGAGAGGCATCACATCTCAGTTCCCGACACGTCTTATTTCAGTCACAAACGTGGCCAAGCTATGAATACGTGTTGAACCGCCTGATCATTGTCGTGAAGCTACAGGTCAAAGCAGGTGAGTCAACCTGAAGGCACGGTAGTTACGCGAGACCTACAGTGTAGCTAAATTTGCAGGTCGTCGGGGTTCGCAATATGTGGGCAAGTGGCACACTTTTCGCTCAGGGAACAGCCTAGGCTGCTTATAAAACACGAGCATCGTAATACGAATCCATTGAAAAAAATTAACGAATACAATTGACCAAGATGAAATCGTTTGCAACTTTTGCCCTTCGCCGCCTCAGTCTTTCAACATCAATTTCCTAGCTTCTCACCAACGGCCTACAGCGGCGCAAGGCGTTCACCATTTGTTGCAGTGGGAACCACCATCTCATCCAGCCCTTTAAGAGGCCATGTAAGTGCTGGCATCGACACCCTCCTTGGGGAATTCACTGGATACTGTTAGTCACTGGAACaatgaagagaagagaatggaagCAACATACGGAAGGGCGACTTCGAATCGCTTCTCGATCTCCTTAAGCAcctcttggtcttggtcgGTGCTGACGAACGAGATGGCCAATCCCTTGGTACCGAATCGTCCAGCACGACCGACACGGTGCAGGTAGGAGCTGGCATCGTTGGACAAGTCGTAGTTGATGGCGAGGTTGATACGCTCAATATCAATACCTCGTCCAAAGACATCGGTAGCAACGCAGattctcttcttgaactccttgaaCTCCTTGTAGCGACGAATACTAGATTATATTAGAAGCAAGCACAACATTCAATGACTTGGTAACTCACCGTTCTTCCTGACTGACGCCAGAGTGGACGGCAATAGAAGGAAAGTTACACTCCCTGAGGAGCTTGTCAAGCTCAGTGGCACGAACAGTGCTACGGACGAAAATAATGACCTGGTTGAACTGGAGTTCATCCAAGAGCTCGTTGAGCTTGcgattcttctccttttcttccaaCTTGATATAGAACTGCTGAAGACCATGAAGAGTGAGCTTAGTGTCCTCGTCGACGTAGTGCTCGGTCGGGTTCTGCATGAACTTTCGGCAAATAGGTTTTACCTCCTCGGACAAGGTGGCCGAGAACATCATAACCTGCTTCTGAGGAGGCGTAGCGCGGAAAACATCTTGCACATCCGTACGCATATCTGAAGCCATTAGCGTACGTTAAAAGTTGGTTGCATGAGCGAGACTCACCAGGCTGATCAAGCATCTTGTCACACTCATCAAGCACGAAGATGCGAACACTGCCCAGACGTAGGGCCTTGTCACGAACGAGGGCCTTAAGACGTCCAGGAGTACCCACGATGATGTGAGGGCAAGTGTCCTTATTCTTGAGTGTCTCCATGTCGGTCTTGATGGGAGTTCCACCATAGAACACACCGGTCTTGATATCGGGCATGTACTTGCTGAAACGGTTGTACTCGTCACGAATCTGGTAAGCCAGCTCTCGGGTGTGGCACATAACAACGACGGAGACCTCTCCGTTCACAGGCTCGACCTGCTGAAGGGTAGCGAGAACGAAAACAGCTGTCTTTCCTAGACCAGACTTGGCCTGGCAGATGATATCACCACCGAGGAGTGCCTGGGGGATACAGGTTTGTTGAACTGTCGACCGAACCGATGTTAGAGTGGGTTTCTAAGAAGCAACGAACGACGGGTGTAATCTCAAGTGTCCGTCCATCGTCGCAGCTTAGCCATTGTATTCTCGCATTTTCCATTGGTATGGATTTGGAATAGTTTGATATCGACGCGAGGTTAGGGCTCAGAGGCCGAATGGTTGCACAAGCAACCA
This genomic interval carries:
- a CDS encoding P-loop containing nucleoside triphosphate hydrolase protein, giving the protein MSHEEDLIDYSDEEIGGNETTATTSNGKKGELAAGNNVDKKGSYVGIHSTGFRDFLLKAELIRAIGDCGFEHPSEVQQTCIPQALLGGDIICQAKSGLGKTAVFVLATLQQVEPVNGEVSVVVMCHTRELAYQIRDEYNRFSKYMPDIKTGVFYGGTPIKTDMETLKNKDTCPHIIVGTPGRLKALVRDKALRLGSVRIFVLDECDKMLDQPDMRTDVQDVFRATPPQKQVMMFSATLSEEVKPICRKFMQNPTEHYVDEDTKLTLHGLQQFYIKLEEKEKNRKLNELLDELQFNQVIIFVRSTVRATELDKLLRECNFPSIAVHSGVSQEERIRRYKEFKEFKKRICVATDVFGRGIDIERINLAINYDLSNDASSYLHRVGRAGRFGTKGLAISFVSTDQDQEVLKEIEKRFEVALPEFPKEGVDASTYMAS